In Primulina huaijiensis isolate GDHJ02 chromosome 16, ASM1229523v2, whole genome shotgun sequence, a single genomic region encodes these proteins:
- the LOC140961219 gene encoding protein TRANSPARENT TESTA 9-like isoform X1, giving the protein MWFSFWRSRDRFSLDELRYLIDHLTKVQIVNEVNKGFVIEALRSIAELITYGDQHDAAFFELFMEKQVLGEFVRILRISKTVTVSVQLLQTMSIMIQNLKSEHSIYYMFSNEHVNYLITYSFDFRNEELLSYYISFLRAISGKLNKDTISLLVKMHDDEIVSFPLYVDAMRFAFHEESMIRTAVRALTLNIYHVGDDAVNRFISRAPHEIYFLNLIKFFRDQCSNLNHLVSDASKNLGPESRSSVLSAVDEIEDNLYYFSDVVSAGIPDVGRLIMDNILKLLIFPLVLPSLRMETVNETRIGAVTSLYLLCCILRIVKIKDLANTVAAALLCRTENFAVDAVDKINGYKLEHGSSNTCQNSNAINQSLVSEDGSLLLKIQTSGSSQIHPENGTLGQDCSSSTSCAPREALLSYVSSGNDVQVSGSLSVLATLLQTKELDESIVDALGILPQRRQHKKQLLRALVGEDSGEEQLFSSSSLVKDGISSGLAFYLKKLRDHYGVSCGCPEDETSPRVHRFQVLDTLVGLFCRSKISAETLWDGGWLLRQLLPHSEREFNRSHLRLLKDSLYNCSNRVLEETRGTWSDMLVTVLCDEWRKCKRALESSSPQKDPKSILLPQHKSLSGGLTSGQSSFAAGERMCETVKVYVLLHHLHIFSLGRVLPDQPSLLSAAEVSTESRAKNTGVNPPGPKPSTEINLVEALPCRIAFERGKERHFRFLSVTMGTSGWLVLAEELPMKQGYGVVRVVAPLAGCNPRIDDKHLKWLHLRIRPSSFPFSDTSKDMNHEKVKSKALVDGRWTLAFRDEEICKRALSMIVEEANLQSHQVETRLKPLLELDKNLDNSSFQHTEGDSS; this is encoded by the exons ATGTGGTTTTCCTTTTGGAGATCCCGGGATCGATTCTCTTTAGATGAACTCAG ATACTTGATTGATCATTTGACGAAAGTTCAAATTGTGAATGAGGTTAACAAG GGCTTTGTGATTGAGGCATTGAGATCTATTGCAGAGTTGATTACTTATGGTGACCAACATGATGCTGCCTTTTTTGA GCTTTTTATGGAGAAGCAGGTTTTGGGCGAGTTTGTACGCATATTAAGAATCAGTAAAACTGTGACAGTTTCAGTCCAGCTTTTGCAAACAATGAGTATTATGATCCAGAACCTTAAAAGTGAACATTCAATAT ATTATATGTTTAGCAATGAACATGTGAACTACCTTATTACTTACTCATTTGACTTCCGAAACGAGGAGCTGTTGTCTTATTACATATCTTTTTTAAG GGCAATAAGCGGAAAGTTGAATAAGGACACCATTTCTCTTCTTGTCAAGATGCATGAT gaTGAGATTGTTTCTTTCCCACTCTATGTTGATGCGATGCGTTTTGCTTTCCATGAAGAAAGCATGATTCGGACTGCTGTGCGTGCATTAACACTTAACATTTATCATG TTGGAGATGATGCTGTAAATAGGTTTATATCAAGGGCTCCTCATGAGATTTATTTCTTGAACTTGATCAAATTTTTTAGAGATCAATGCAGCAATTTGAATCATTTGGTTTCAGATGCTTCTAA GAATCTGGGCCCAGAATCAAGATCTTCTGTTCTTTCTGCAGTTGATGAGATTGAGGACAATCTCTATTACTTCAGTGACGTTGTCTCTGCTGGGATTCCTGATGTTGGGAGGTTAATAATGGACAACATTTTGAAGCTATTGATATTTCCATTGGTTCTTCCTTCTTTGAGAATGGAAACTGTCAAT GAGACAAGAATTGGTGCTGTCACTTCTTTATATTTACTTTGTTGCATTTTGCGCATTGTCAAAATCAAAGATCTGGCAAACACTGTAGCTGCTGCTCTTCTGTGTCGAACAGAGAACTTCGCCGTAGATGCCGTAGACAAAATCAATGGTTATAAGTTGGAACATGGTTCTTCAAACACATGTCAAAATTCTAATGCTATTAATCAGAGTTTAGTGTCTGAGGATGGAAGTTTGCTACTTAAAATTCAAACATCTGGTTCTTCGCAAATCCATCCAGAAAATGGTACCTTGGGGCAAGATTGTAGTAGTAGTACATCATGTGCTCCTAG GGAGGCTTTGCTTTCTTATGTTAGTAGCGGCAACGATGTTCAAGTTTCAGGCTCTTTAAGTGTGCTTGCTACCTTATTACAGACTAAAG AACTGGATGAGTCGATTGTAGATGCTCTTGGCATACTTCCACAACGCAGACAGCATAAGAAGCAGCTGCTG CGAGCCTTAGTTGGGGAAGATTCTGGTGAAGAACAACTCTTCTCTTCAAGTAGTTTGGTCAAAGATGGCATCAGTAGTGGCCTTGCTTTCTATCTGAAAAAGTTGAGG GATCACTATGGAGTTTCATGTGGATGCCCGGAGGATGAAACTAGCCCTCGCGTGCATAGGTTTCAA GTACTCGATACACTGGTCGGTCTCTTCTGCAGGTCAAAGATCTCCGCAGAAACATTGTGGGATGGTGGTTGGCTTTTGCGCCAATTGCTACCTCATAGTGAGAGAGAGTTTAACAGAAGTCATCTTAGATTACTCAAA GATTCACTCTACAATTGCAGTAATCGTGTTCTAGAGGAGACACGAGGAACTTGGTCTGATATGTTGGTGACAGTTCTTTGTGACGAATGGAGAAAGTGCAAAAGAG CTCTTGAGTCTTCTTCTCCTCAAAAAGATCCGAAGTCTATACTTTTGCCACAACATAAATCTCTCTCTGGTG GGCTTACTTCCGGTCAATCATCATTTGCTGCTGGTGAAAGAATGTGCGAGACAGTGAAG GTGTATGTACTGCTTCATCATCTCCACATTTTCTCGCTCGGGAGAGTTTTGCCAGATCAACCTTCTCTGCTCTCGGCAGCTGAAGTTTCAACAGAATCTAGAGCAAAAAATACTGGTGTAAATCCACCAGGACCAAAGCCAAGCACTGAGATTAATCTTG TGGAAGCATTGCCATGTAGAATCGCATTTGAAAGGGGAAAAGAGCGGCATTTTCGTTTTCTGTCGGTCACTATGGGAACCTCGGGGTGGCTTGTTCTTGCAGAGGAGTTACCCATGAAACAAGGTTATGGAGTTGTCCGAGTTGTAGCCCCGTTAGCTGGATGTAAT CCCAGAATAGATGATAAGCATTTGAAGTGGTTGCACCTTCGAATCCGTCCATCCTCATTCCCTTTCTCTGACACCAGTAAGGATATGAACCACGAAAAGGTGAAATCGAAAGCTTTGGTAGATGGAAGGTGGACTCTAGCGTTTCGAGATGAGGAGATTTGCAAGCGTGCTTTATCCATGATTGTTGAAGAGGCCAATTTACAGAGCCATCAGGTAGAAACTAGACTAAAACCTTTGCTTGAACTTGATAAAAATTTAGATAATTCAAGTTTTCAACATACAGAAGGCGACTCTTCTTGA
- the LOC140961219 gene encoding protein TRANSPARENT TESTA 9-like isoform X2, whose product MWFSFWRSRDRFSLDELRYLIDHLTKVQIVNEVNKGFVIEALRSIAELITYGDQHDAAFFELFMEKQVLGEFVRILRISKTVTVSVQLLQTMSIMIQNLKSEHSIYYMFSNEHVNYLITYSFDFRNEELLSYYISFLRAISGKLNKDTISLLVKMHDDEIVSFPLYVDAMRFAFHEESMIRTAVRALTLNIYHVGDDAVNRFISRAPHEIYFLNLIKFFRDQCSNLNHLVSDASKNLGPESRSSVLSAVDEIEDNLYYFSDVVSAGIPDVGRLIMDNILKLLIFPLVLPSLRMETVNETRIGAVTSLYLLCCILRIVKIKDLANTVAAALLCRTENFAVDAVDKINGYKLEHGSSNTCQNSNAINQSLVSEDGSLLLKIQTSGSSQIHPENGTLGQDCSSSTSCAPREALLSYVSSGNDVQVSGSLSVLATLLQTKELDESIVDALGILPQRRQHKKQLLRALVGEDSGEEQLFSSSSLVKDGISSGLAFYLKKLRDHYGVSCGCPEDETSPRVHRFQVLDTLVGLFCRSKISAETLWDGGWLLRQLLPHSEREFNRSHLRLLKDSLYNCSNRVLEETRGTWSDMLVTVLCDEWRKCKRALESSSPQKDPKSILLPQHKSLSGLTSGQSSFAAGERMCETVKVYVLLHHLHIFSLGRVLPDQPSLLSAAEVSTESRAKNTGVNPPGPKPSTEINLVEALPCRIAFERGKERHFRFLSVTMGTSGWLVLAEELPMKQGYGVVRVVAPLAGCNPRIDDKHLKWLHLRIRPSSFPFSDTSKDMNHEKVKSKALVDGRWTLAFRDEEICKRALSMIVEEANLQSHQVETRLKPLLELDKNLDNSSFQHTEGDSS is encoded by the exons ATGTGGTTTTCCTTTTGGAGATCCCGGGATCGATTCTCTTTAGATGAACTCAG ATACTTGATTGATCATTTGACGAAAGTTCAAATTGTGAATGAGGTTAACAAG GGCTTTGTGATTGAGGCATTGAGATCTATTGCAGAGTTGATTACTTATGGTGACCAACATGATGCTGCCTTTTTTGA GCTTTTTATGGAGAAGCAGGTTTTGGGCGAGTTTGTACGCATATTAAGAATCAGTAAAACTGTGACAGTTTCAGTCCAGCTTTTGCAAACAATGAGTATTATGATCCAGAACCTTAAAAGTGAACATTCAATAT ATTATATGTTTAGCAATGAACATGTGAACTACCTTATTACTTACTCATTTGACTTCCGAAACGAGGAGCTGTTGTCTTATTACATATCTTTTTTAAG GGCAATAAGCGGAAAGTTGAATAAGGACACCATTTCTCTTCTTGTCAAGATGCATGAT gaTGAGATTGTTTCTTTCCCACTCTATGTTGATGCGATGCGTTTTGCTTTCCATGAAGAAAGCATGATTCGGACTGCTGTGCGTGCATTAACACTTAACATTTATCATG TTGGAGATGATGCTGTAAATAGGTTTATATCAAGGGCTCCTCATGAGATTTATTTCTTGAACTTGATCAAATTTTTTAGAGATCAATGCAGCAATTTGAATCATTTGGTTTCAGATGCTTCTAA GAATCTGGGCCCAGAATCAAGATCTTCTGTTCTTTCTGCAGTTGATGAGATTGAGGACAATCTCTATTACTTCAGTGACGTTGTCTCTGCTGGGATTCCTGATGTTGGGAGGTTAATAATGGACAACATTTTGAAGCTATTGATATTTCCATTGGTTCTTCCTTCTTTGAGAATGGAAACTGTCAAT GAGACAAGAATTGGTGCTGTCACTTCTTTATATTTACTTTGTTGCATTTTGCGCATTGTCAAAATCAAAGATCTGGCAAACACTGTAGCTGCTGCTCTTCTGTGTCGAACAGAGAACTTCGCCGTAGATGCCGTAGACAAAATCAATGGTTATAAGTTGGAACATGGTTCTTCAAACACATGTCAAAATTCTAATGCTATTAATCAGAGTTTAGTGTCTGAGGATGGAAGTTTGCTACTTAAAATTCAAACATCTGGTTCTTCGCAAATCCATCCAGAAAATGGTACCTTGGGGCAAGATTGTAGTAGTAGTACATCATGTGCTCCTAG GGAGGCTTTGCTTTCTTATGTTAGTAGCGGCAACGATGTTCAAGTTTCAGGCTCTTTAAGTGTGCTTGCTACCTTATTACAGACTAAAG AACTGGATGAGTCGATTGTAGATGCTCTTGGCATACTTCCACAACGCAGACAGCATAAGAAGCAGCTGCTG CGAGCCTTAGTTGGGGAAGATTCTGGTGAAGAACAACTCTTCTCTTCAAGTAGTTTGGTCAAAGATGGCATCAGTAGTGGCCTTGCTTTCTATCTGAAAAAGTTGAGG GATCACTATGGAGTTTCATGTGGATGCCCGGAGGATGAAACTAGCCCTCGCGTGCATAGGTTTCAA GTACTCGATACACTGGTCGGTCTCTTCTGCAGGTCAAAGATCTCCGCAGAAACATTGTGGGATGGTGGTTGGCTTTTGCGCCAATTGCTACCTCATAGTGAGAGAGAGTTTAACAGAAGTCATCTTAGATTACTCAAA GATTCACTCTACAATTGCAGTAATCGTGTTCTAGAGGAGACACGAGGAACTTGGTCTGATATGTTGGTGACAGTTCTTTGTGACGAATGGAGAAAGTGCAAAAGAG CTCTTGAGTCTTCTTCTCCTCAAAAAGATCCGAAGTCTATACTTTTGCCACAACATAAATCTCTCTCTG GGCTTACTTCCGGTCAATCATCATTTGCTGCTGGTGAAAGAATGTGCGAGACAGTGAAG GTGTATGTACTGCTTCATCATCTCCACATTTTCTCGCTCGGGAGAGTTTTGCCAGATCAACCTTCTCTGCTCTCGGCAGCTGAAGTTTCAACAGAATCTAGAGCAAAAAATACTGGTGTAAATCCACCAGGACCAAAGCCAAGCACTGAGATTAATCTTG TGGAAGCATTGCCATGTAGAATCGCATTTGAAAGGGGAAAAGAGCGGCATTTTCGTTTTCTGTCGGTCACTATGGGAACCTCGGGGTGGCTTGTTCTTGCAGAGGAGTTACCCATGAAACAAGGTTATGGAGTTGTCCGAGTTGTAGCCCCGTTAGCTGGATGTAAT CCCAGAATAGATGATAAGCATTTGAAGTGGTTGCACCTTCGAATCCGTCCATCCTCATTCCCTTTCTCTGACACCAGTAAGGATATGAACCACGAAAAGGTGAAATCGAAAGCTTTGGTAGATGGAAGGTGGACTCTAGCGTTTCGAGATGAGGAGATTTGCAAGCGTGCTTTATCCATGATTGTTGAAGAGGCCAATTTACAGAGCCATCAGGTAGAAACTAGACTAAAACCTTTGCTTGAACTTGATAAAAATTTAGATAATTCAAGTTTTCAACATACAGAAGGCGACTCTTCTTGA
- the LOC140961221 gene encoding RNA-binding KH domain-containing protein PEPPER-like, which translates to MASSQSTAINGAATEETSENTEDLTLEEAAEIFDGEEDAPTEVADTVEVAEMDEKEKELAELKAKWPGWPGYSVFRVVVPVLKVGGIIGRKGDIIKKLVEDTRARIRILDGPATSPDRIVLISGKEEPEAAVPPAMDAIIRIFKRVNGLLEDDGDGNALGSTGAVFCSFRLLVASTQAISLIGKQGSVIKSIQESTGATIRVLSSDESPVYASSDERVVDLQGEAVKVLKGLEAVVGHLRKFLVDHTVLPLFEKSNNALATQERQVEAWAEKTSLHSTPQTALGSDYFVSLKRDSLFLDRESQIESRLNQSRLSVYGADHGLGSRSSAIGHSGGPIVTQVAQTMQVPLAYAEDIIGVQGANIDYIRRTSGAILTVQESRGLPDEITVEIKGTSSQVQVAQQLIQEFTSGHREQLQGSYGKLESSLRHPYSQLGSSSYSTSLSGQPYSSYGSSGVGGYSSFRL; encoded by the exons ATGGCTTCCAGTCAATCGACAGCAATCAACGGCGCCGCTACCGAAGAAACATCCGAAAACACAGAGGACCTTACGTTGGAAGAAGCAGCTGAAATCTTCGATGGCGAGGAAGACGCGCCAACTGAGGTTGCGGATACCGTGGAAGTTGCGGAGATGGATGAAAAGGAGAAGGAATTAGCTGAATTGAAGGCTAAGTGGCCCGGATGGCCGGGTTATTCGGTGTTTAGAGTGGTGGTGCCAGTGCTGAAGGTGGGCGGTATAATTGGGCGGAAGGGAGATATCATTAAGAAGCTCGTTGAAGATACGCGTGCTAGAATTCGTATTCTCGACGGACCTGCTACCTCTCCCGATCGCATT GTTTTGATATCTGGGAAGGAAGAACCAGAAGCAGCAGTGCCTCCAGCTATGGATGCCATAATAAGAATCTTCAAACGTGTCAATGGACTACTTGAGGATGATGGTGATGGAAATGCCCTTGGTTCTACTGGTGCTGTCTTTTGTTCGTTTCGTTTGTTGGTGGCATCAACACAGGCCATTAGTTTAATAGGAAAGCAAGGCTCTGTCATCAAGTCTATTCAAGAAAGCACTGGTGCTACCATCCGGGTGCTTTCTAGTG ATGAATCGCCTGTTTATGCTAGTTCCGATGAAAGGGTTGTTGATTTACAAGGAGAAGCTGTCAAAGTGCTAAAAGGATTGGAAGCTGTGGTGGGCCACCTGAGAAAGTTTTTGGTGGATCACACGGTTCTTCCTTTATTTGAGAAGAGT AATAATGCTCTAGCGACACAGGAAAGACAAGTAGAAGCTTGGGCTGAGAAGACATCACTGCATTCTACCCCACAAACGGCGCTAGGCTCCGATTACTTTGTTTCCCTAAAGCGGGATTCACTCTTCCTCGACCGTGAAAGCCAGATAGAATCCCGTTTGAACCAGTCCAGACTTTCAGTGTATGGAGCAGATCATGGACTTGGAAGTCGCTCTTCAGCAATAGGACATTCTGGTGGACCTATTGTCACTCAG GTTGCACAGACAATGCAAGTACCACTTGCTTATGCAGAGGATATAATTGGAGTTCAGGGAGCAAATATTGATTACATTAGACGCACTAGTGGTGCCATTCTTACTGTGCAAGAGAGTAGGGGATTGCCTGATGAAATCACCGTGGAGATAAAAGGCACCTCTTCACAAGTTCAAGTAGCCCAGCAACTTATTCAG GAGTTCACCAGTGGTCACAGAGAGCAACTTCAGGGGAGCTATGGCAAGCTTGAATCCAGTTTACGACATCCCTACTCTCAGTTAGGTAGCAGTTCTTACTCAACATCATTAAGCGGGCAACCTTATTCTAGCTATGGATCATCTGGTGTTGGTGGTTATAGTAGCTTTAGACTGTGA
- the LOC140961220 gene encoding uncharacterized membrane protein At1g16860-like — MGSRFPSHQLSNGLYVSGRPEQPKERTPSMSSVAMPYTGGDIKRSGELGKMFDIPIDSSRSRKSGPINNAPTRTGSFGGSTSNSGQVNSANRVSVSSSGGVPGSASLKKTNSGPLNKHGEPLKKSSGPQGGGTAVSRQNSGTLAPVLPTTGLITSGPITSGPLNSAGAPRKSSGPLEFTSSMKLHHASVLNNQAVTHLNQVDEYSIHNSFPKPILWSIILLFVMGFIAGGFILGAVRSPILLAVVVILFAAVATIFAWNTCWGRRAVTDYIASYPHAELRTAKNGQFVKVSGVVTCGNIPLESSFQKVPRCVYTSTSLYEYRGWDSKAANPMHRRFTWGFRSLERHVVDFYISDYQSGLRALVKTGYGAKVTPYVDESVLVDVNPSKNGVKSPEFLRWLGARNLSSDDRVMRLKEGYIKEGSTISVMGVVQRNENVLMIVPPAEPFSTGCQWSKCILPASLEGIVLRCDASSIDVIPV, encoded by the exons ATGGGCTCCCGATTTCCTTCACATCAGTTGAGCAATGGCCTCTATGTATCAGGCCGGCCTGAGCAGCCAAAAGAAAGGACTCCCTCAATGAGTTCGGTTGCCATGCCTTACACTGGAGGTGATATCAAAAGGTCTGGAGAACTCGGAAAAATGTTTGACATCCCTATAGATAGCTCAAGATCCCGAAAATCTGGCCCTATAAATAATGCTCCTACAAGGACAGGTTCATTTGGTGGCTCTACTTCTAACTCCGGGCAAGTAAATTCTGCTAATCGTGTTTCCGTCTCTTCTTCTGGAGGGGTTCCTGGGTCTGCCTCGTTGAAGAAGACAAATTCTGGACCACTTAATAAACACGGGGaaccattaaaaaaatcatcTGGTCCACAGGGTGGAGGAACAGCCGTATCTCGTCAAAATTCAGGTACTCTTGCTCCGGTTCTCCCAACCACAGGCCTCATCACATCTGGACCTATTACATCGGGCCCCCTGAATTCAGCTGGGGCTCCTAGAAAGTCATCTGGTCCTTTGGAATTTACGAGCTCGATGAAGTTGCATCATGCTTCTGTTTTAAATAACCAGGCTGTCACCCACCTTAACCAGGTTGATGAATATTCCATCCACAACAGCTTTCCGAAGCCAATTCTATGGTCCATCATTCTTCTCTTTGTGATGGGATTTATTGCTGGAGGTTTCATCCTTGGAGCAGTTCGTAGTCCCATCCTTCTTGCTGTGGTTGTTATTCTCTTTGCAGCAGTGGCCACCATATTTGCCTGGAACACATGTTGGGGAAGAAGAGCTGTTACTGATTATATAGCTAGTTATCCACATGCAGAACTAAGAACTGCAAAAAATGGCCAATTCGTCAAGGTTTCTGGG GTTGTCACCTGTGGAAATATTCCTCTTGAATCATCATTCCAAAAAGTTCCCAGATGTGTTTATACTTCCACAAGTTTATATGAGTACCGGGGATGGGACTCAAAAGCCGCCAACCCCATGCATCGCCGCTTTACCTGGGGCTTTCGATCATTAGAG AGGCACGTGGTTGATTTCTATATATCTGACTACCAATCTGGATTGAGGGCGCTAGTTAAGACTGGCTATGGTGCAAAGGTGACTCCATATGTAGATGAATCTGTTTTGGTCGATGTCAATCCATCGAAAAACGGGGTCAAGTCTCCTGAATTTCTCAGATGGTTGGGAGCAAGAAACCTTTCCAGTGATGACCGTGTAATGCGACTCAAAGAAGG aTACATCAAAGAAGGTAGCACAATAAGCGTTATGGGAGTCGTGCAACGgaatgaaaatgttttgatgATTGTTCCTCCGGCCGAACCCTTTTCAACTGGTTGTCAGTGGAGTAAATGCATTCTTCCAGCCAGTCTTGAAGGCATTGTTTTGAGATGCGACGCCTCAAGTATTGACGTTATACCAGTTTAA
- the LOC140961260 gene encoding subtilisin-like protease SBT2.5 has product MELNGSFIVLILFSVMIFGRAEIYIVTMEGEPIISYRGGIDGFEGTAVESDSDKKIDVTSESVTSYAHHLEKRHDMLLDLLFDQGTFKKLYSYRHLINGFAVHISPEQAEILRQAPGVMSVDRDWKVRKLTTHTPQFLGLPTGVWPTGGGFDRAGEDIVIGFVDSGIYPLHPSFATHYTEPYGPVPKYRGKCEVDPETKMDFCNGKIVGAQHFAEAAKVAGAFNPDIDYDSPYDGDGHGSHTAAIAAGNNGIPVRMHGFEFGKASGMAPRARIAVYKALYRIFGGFVADVVAAIDQAVHDGVDILNLSVGPNSPPTTTKTTFLNPFDATLLSAVKAGVFVVQAAGNGGPFPKTLLSYSPWIATVAAAIDDRRYKNHLTLGNGKILAGICLSPATPANRTFSLVAANDVMLDSSVVKYSPSDCQRPELLNRNLVQGKILLCGYSFNFVVGTASIKRVSETAKSLGAVGFVLAVENASPGTKFDPVPLGLPGILITDISKSMVLIDYYNASTPRDWTGRVTSFKAVGSIGEGQEPILHKSAPQVALFSARGPNIKDYSFQDADLLKPDILAPGSLIWAAWAPNGTDEPNYTNEGFAMISGTSMAAPHIAGIAALLKQNHPHWSPAAIKSALMTTATTIDRAERPLQALQYSGSETISFVPATPFDCGSGHVNPRAALNPGLIFDAGYEDYLGFLCTTPGIDKHEISSYTNAPCNYTLSHPSNLNTPSIMISHLVGTQTVTRTVTNVAGEETYVITARMAPAVAIETWPPAMTLRPGTSRKFSVTLSVRSVMGTYSFGEVWLKGSRGHKVRIPVVAMGFYR; this is encoded by the exons ATGGAGTTGAATGGTTCTTTTATCGTCTTAATATTATTTAgtgttatgattttcgggagGGCAGAAATCTACATCGTGACAATGGAAGGAGAACCCATAATAAGCTATAGAGGTGGTATTGATGGGTTTGAAGGCACTGCGGTGGAATCTGATTctgataaaaaaattgatgtcaCAAG TGAATCGGTCACGTCCTACGCCCACCATCTAGAGAAAAGACATGATATGCTTCTTGACTTGTTGTTTGACCAAGGCACCTTCAAGAAACTCTATAGCTACCGCCATCTGATCAATGGTTTTGCAGTTCACATTTCTCCCGAACAG GCAGAAATACTTAGACAAGCACCTGGCGTGATGTCTGTGGATAGAGATTGGAAAGTGAGGAAGCTCACAACCCACACCCCACAATTTTTGGGGCTTCCAACTGGAGTGTGGCCTACTGGTGGCGGCTTTGACCGAGCTGGGGAGGATATTGTTATAGGCTTCGTGGATTCGGGAATTTATCCTCTTCATCCAAGCTTTGCAACCCATTACACCGAGCCTTATGGACCTGTTCCCAAGTATAGAGGTAAGTGTGAAGTTGACCCTGAAACAAAAATGGACTTTTGTAATGGAAAGATTGTTGGAGCTCAACATTTTGCTGAAGCAGCAAAAGTAGCTGGTGCATTTAATCcagatattgattatgattctCCCTATGATGGTGATGGACATGGAAG tcATACAGCTGCTATCGCAGCTGGAAATAATGGGATTCCTGTGAGGATGCATGGATTCGAATTCGGAAAGGCAAGTGGAATGGCACCACGTGCAAG AATTGCTGTATACAAGGCGCTGTACAGAATATTTGGTGGATTTGTAGCCGATGTGGTTGCTGCCATCGATCAG GCAGTTCATGATGGTGTGGATATTCTGAATCTCTCAGTTGGCCCCAACAGCCCTCCAACTACCACAAAAACTACTTTCTTAAATCCTTTTGATGCCACCCTTCTTTCAGCTGTGAAAGCTGGAGTTTTTGTCGTACAAGCTGCTGGAAATGGCGGCCCCTTTCCCAAAACCTTGCTGTCTTACAGCCCATGGATAGCAACTGTAGCTGCTGCAATTGATGATCGAAGATACAAAAACCATCTTACTTTGGGGAATGGGAAAATCTTGGCTGGAATTTGCTTGTCCC CTGCAACACCGGCAAATAGGACATTTAGCTTGGTTGCTGCTAATGATGTGATGCTAGATTCATCAGTCGTGAAGTATAGTCCTTCGGATTGCCAGCGCCCTGAACTACTGAACAGAAATTTAGTGCAGGGGAAGATTCTTCTCTGTGGATATTCTTTTAACTTTGTTGTTGGTACTGCTTCAATCAAGAGAGTCTCCGAGACAGCTAAGAGTCTTGGAGCAGTTGGATTTGTGCTAGCAGTTGAAAATGCCTCTCCTGGGACAAAATTTGATCCTGTTCCACTTGGGCTCCCTGGGATCCTCATTACCGATATTAGCAAGTCAATG GTGCTCATAGACTACTATAATGCCTCCACGCCGAGAGATTGGACAGGGCGAGTAACAAGCTTCAAGGCAGTAGGAAGCATTGGAGAAGGGCAGGAGCCTATCCTCCACAAATCCGCCCCACAAGTAGCATTATTCTCTGCTCGAGGACCCAACATCAAAGATTACAGTTTTCAAGATGCAGATCTCCTAAAACCAGATATTCTAGCTCCCGGATCTCTAATTTGGGCCGCTTGGGCACCAAATGGAACAGATGAGCCGAATTACACCA ATGAAGGATTTGCAATGATATCCGGAACGAGCATGGCTGCCCCTCATATAGCCGGAATTGCTGCTCTTTTGAAGCAGAACCACCCTCACTGGAGTCCTGCTGCCATAAAATCAGCCTTGATGACTACGGCGACAACCATCGACAGAGCGGAGAGACCCTTGCAAGCCCTACAATATTCAGGATCGGAAACTATATCTTTTGTTCCCGCAACTCCTTTTGATTGTGGAAGTGGCCATGTCAATCCCCGAGCCGCTTTAAATCCTGGGCTGATCTTTGATGCAG GATACGAGGACTACTTGGGCTTCTTATGCACCACACCTGGTAtcgacaagcatgagataagcAGCTACACGAATGCCCCCTGCAACTACACTCTCAGCCATCCATCAAATCTCAACACACCCTCAATCATGATATCCCATCTGGTGGGAACTCAAACTGTTACACGTACCGTTACAAATGTCGCTGGGGAAGAAACATACGTGATCACAGCAAGAATGGCTCCAGCAGTGGCCATCGAAACGTGGCCTCCAGCAATGACTCTTAGACCTGGTACTTCCCGGAAATTCTCTGTTACTCTTTCAGTTCGATCAGTAATGGGAACATACAGCTTTGGCGAGGTTTGGCTCAAAGGGAGCAGAGGCCATAAAGTCAGAATCCCAGTTGTGGCAATGGGGTTCTACCGATAG